The following proteins are encoded in a genomic region of Neovison vison isolate M4711 chromosome 12, ASM_NN_V1, whole genome shotgun sequence:
- the LOC122892546 gene encoding prefoldin subunit 1-like has protein sequence MAAPVDLELKKAFTELQAKVIDTQQKVKLADIQIEQLNRTKKHAHLTDTEIMTLVDETNMYEGVGRMFILQSKEVIHSQLLEKQKIAEEKIKELEQKKSYLERSVKEAEDNIREMLMARRAQQEISSRSFLPPPIPGKGRGAHVGKQPLFYPDGLFIWMIW, from the coding sequence ATGGCGGCTCCCGTGGATCTGGAGTTAAAGAAGGCCTTCACAGAACTTCAAGCCAAAGTAATTGACACTCAACAGAAGGTGAAGCTTGCAGACATACAGATTGAACAGCTAAACAGAACGAAAAAGCATGCACATCTTACAGATACAGAGATTATGACTTTGGTAGATGAGACTAACATGTATGAAGGTGTaggaagaatgtttattcttcagtcCAAGGAGGTAATTCACAGTCAACtgttagagaaacagaaaatagcagaggaaaaaattaaagaattagagCAGAAGAAATCCTACCTAGAGCGGAGTGTGAAGGAAGCTGAGGACAACATCCGGGAGATGCTAATGGCACGAAGGGCACAGCAGGAAATCTCTAGCAGAagcttcctgccccctcccattCCTGGCAAGGGCAGAGGGGCCCATGTGGGGAAACAGCCTCTCTTCTACCCTGACGGACTTTTTATTTGGATGATCTGGTAA